One Thioclava electrotropha DNA segment encodes these proteins:
- a CDS encoding tyrosine-type recombinase/integrase, whose protein sequence is MGEVLARYVDDKGAKIGAAGTLAYSVQALAPFWADLTCDAVKGSTCRLYERERAKPRTTTTTTKTGKTITRTLSASPSTVRRELGVLQAALNHAHSEGLLIHPIAVTLPEAGEPRDRWLTRKEVAALIWCAEPHVRRFIILSIYTGRRASAILELIWTRVDLDTGVIRFRAEGQAETNKRRGRIRAPRQLRGHLLRWKGYRGTHVVSFRGKPIASIKTGIRRAAERAGIEGVTPHVLKHTAITWAVMKGLSVEDAAEYFDTSPETIRKHYWHHSPHHQERALEIIERR, encoded by the coding sequence GTGGGTGAGGTGCTGGCTCGATACGTTGACGACAAGGGGGCCAAAATTGGCGCGGCGGGAACGCTCGCCTATTCCGTCCAAGCTCTCGCGCCGTTTTGGGCGGATCTGACCTGTGACGCAGTGAAAGGCTCGACCTGCCGCCTTTACGAGCGCGAGCGCGCGAAGCCTCGCACCACCACGACAACCACGAAGACAGGGAAGACGATCACGCGGACGCTTTCCGCTAGTCCTTCAACCGTCCGGCGCGAACTGGGCGTTTTGCAAGCGGCACTCAATCACGCGCACTCCGAAGGCCTGTTGATCCATCCGATTGCAGTCACCTTGCCCGAAGCTGGCGAACCGCGTGATCGGTGGCTGACGCGCAAAGAGGTGGCGGCGCTGATCTGGTGCGCTGAGCCTCATGTGCGCCGCTTCATCATTCTGAGTATTTACACCGGGCGGCGCGCGAGCGCGATCCTAGAGCTTATCTGGACCCGCGTTGACCTCGATACCGGAGTGATCCGCTTTCGCGCTGAGGGGCAAGCCGAGACAAACAAGCGGCGCGGTCGCATCCGTGCGCCGCGTCAGTTGCGCGGCCATTTGCTGCGATGGAAAGGCTACCGTGGAACGCATGTCGTTTCATTCCGAGGGAAGCCGATCGCGAGCATCAAGACAGGTATCCGGCGCGCTGCTGAGCGGGCTGGGATTGAAGGCGTAACACCTCACGTTCTCAAGCATACCGCGATCACTTGGGCGGTGATGAAGGGGCTGAGCGTTGAAGATGCTGCCGAGTATTTCGACACGTCGCCTGAGACGATTCGAAAGCACTACTGGCACCATAGCCCGCACCACCAAGAGCGGGCGCTTGAAATCATCGAAAGGAGATAA
- the hisD gene encoding histidinol dehydrogenase: MPHFLDTREEGFEARFVELLGMKREDSPDVDVVVADIIADIRKRGDAALIELTAKFDRLELTPETLAFSPEEIEAEVAKVPAEERAALELAAERIRAYHERQMPHDARWIDASGAELGWRWGPVSAAGLYVPGGLASYPSSVLMNAIPAKVAGVERLVVACPTPGGAVNPLVLLAAQLAGVDTVYRMGGAQAIAALAYGTETITAVDKITGPGNAFVAAAKRRVFGRVGIDMIAGPSEILVIADGTGDPDWIALDLMSQAEHDESAQAILITTDEAFGKAVVAAVEKRLETLERRAIAGASWRDFGAVIVARDLMEAAELSNRVAPEHLELCVADPDWLSEAITHAGAIFLGAYTPEAIGDYIGGPNHVLPTARSARFSSGLSVMDFIKRTTLAKMTPGALKAIGPSAEVLAKSESLEAHGLSVRARLDALNDEGEG, translated from the coding sequence ATGCCGCACTTTCTGGACACGCGCGAAGAGGGCTTTGAGGCCCGGTTTGTCGAACTTCTGGGGATGAAGCGCGAGGACAGCCCCGATGTGGATGTTGTCGTGGCCGATATCATCGCGGATATCCGGAAACGGGGCGATGCGGCGCTGATCGAGCTGACCGCGAAATTCGACCGTCTGGAGCTGACGCCGGAGACGCTGGCTTTCTCCCCCGAGGAAATCGAGGCCGAGGTCGCCAAGGTGCCCGCCGAAGAGCGCGCGGCCCTGGAACTGGCGGCAGAGCGCATCCGCGCCTATCACGAACGCCAGATGCCGCATGACGCGCGTTGGATCGACGCGAGCGGGGCGGAGCTTGGCTGGCGCTGGGGGCCGGTCTCGGCGGCGGGGCTCTATGTGCCTGGCGGGCTGGCGAGCTATCCCTCTTCGGTGCTGATGAACGCGATCCCAGCGAAGGTCGCCGGTGTGGAGCGCCTGGTCGTGGCCTGCCCGACGCCGGGCGGGGCGGTGAATCCGCTGGTGCTGCTGGCGGCGCAACTGGCGGGCGTCGATACGGTCTACCGGATGGGCGGCGCGCAGGCGATTGCCGCGCTGGCCTACGGGACCGAGACGATCACGGCGGTCGACAAGATCACCGGGCCGGGCAACGCTTTCGTGGCGGCGGCCAAGCGGCGTGTCTTCGGGCGCGTCGGCATCGACATGATCGCGGGCCCGTCGGAAATCCTCGTGATCGCGGATGGCACGGGCGACCCGGACTGGATCGCGCTCGACCTGATGAGCCAGGCCGAGCATGACGAGAGCGCACAGGCGATCCTGATCACCACCGACGAGGCCTTCGGCAAGGCAGTCGTTGCGGCGGTCGAGAAACGGCTCGAGACGCTGGAGCGCCGTGCGATTGCGGGCGCGAGCTGGCGCGACTTCGGGGCGGTGATCGTCGCGCGCGATCTGATGGAGGCGGCCGAGCTGTCGAACCGGGTCGCCCCCGAGCATCTGGAGCTTTGCGTCGCCGATCCCGATTGGCTGTCCGAGGCGATCACCCATGCCGGCGCGATCTTCCTTGGCGCCTACACGCCCGAAGCGATCGGCGATTATATCGGTGGGCCGAACCACGTTCTGCCCACGGCGCGCTCGGCGCGGTTCTCCTCGGGCCTCTCGGTGATGGATTTCATCAAGCGCACGACGCTGGCGAAGATGACGCCCGGCGCGCTGAAGGCGATCGGCCCTTCGGCCGAGGTTCTGGCGAAATCGGAAAGCCTAGAGGCGCATGGGCTGTCGGTGCGTGCGCGGCTCGATGCGCTCAATGACGAAGGGGAGGGGTGA
- a CDS encoding arsenate-mycothiol transferase ArsC — protein MGEIPNSVLFACDHNSTRSPMAEGMMKKFYGTECYVQSVGVKADLEIDGFTIAVMAEIGVNLERHRARSFTELQEWGDDLSAFDLVIALSPASQRQALELTRFFHLDVEYWPILDPTGIGETREAKLAAYRDTRDQIRRHLIERFGEPTV, from the coding sequence ATGGGCGAGATCCCCAACTCCGTTCTTTTTGCGTGCGATCATAATTCCACGCGCTCCCCGATGGCCGAGGGGATGATGAAGAAATTCTACGGCACCGAATGCTACGTGCAGTCGGTGGGCGTGAAGGCCGATCTGGAGATCGACGGCTTCACCATCGCGGTGATGGCCGAGATCGGCGTCAATCTGGAGCGTCACCGCGCGCGGTCTTTCACCGAGTTGCAGGAATGGGGCGACGATCTGTCGGCCTTCGACCTGGTGATCGCGCTCTCGCCTGCCTCGCAGCGTCAGGCGCTGGAGCTGACGCGGTTCTTCCATCTCGATGTGGAATATTGGCCGATCCTCGATCCGACCGGGATAGGCGAGACGCGCGAGGCCAAGCTCGCCGCCTATCGCGACACCCGCGACCAGATCCGTCGCCATCTCATTGAACGTTTCGGAGAGCCGACCGTCTGA
- a CDS encoding DUF2948 family protein has translation MTRDAKFEDGGEGAIALRAETRDDLSVIAALVQDAVLPITEIAWEAKSRRLALLINRFRWEDKAQAEAEKRPYERVRSLLVISDVTHVSSMGIDRSDRDVVLSILDITFEETEDGAGRVTLTLAGDGALAADVECLDVDLRDVERPYRAPSGKVPHHPE, from the coding sequence ATGACCCGTGACGCGAAATTCGAAGATGGTGGCGAAGGCGCGATCGCGCTGCGCGCCGAGACCCGCGACGACCTCTCCGTGATCGCGGCGCTGGTGCAGGATGCCGTGCTGCCGATCACCGAGATCGCCTGGGAGGCGAAGTCCCGGCGTCTCGCGCTGCTGATCAACCGGTTCCGCTGGGAGGACAAGGCGCAGGCCGAGGCCGAGAAGCGCCCCTATGAGCGGGTGCGGTCCTTGCTGGTGATCTCGGATGTCACCCATGTTTCGAGCATGGGGATCGATCGTTCGGATCGCGACGTGGTGCTCTCGATCCTCGATATCACCTTTGAAGAGACCGAAGACGGCGCGGGTCGCGTGACCCTGACGCTGGCGGGCGATGGCGCGCTGGCGGCGGATGTCGAATGTCTCGATGTCGATCTGCGTGATGTCGAGCGGCCCTATCGTGCGCCTTCCGGCAAGGTGCCGCATCATCCCGAGTAA
- a CDS encoding helix-turn-helix domain-containing protein, giving the protein MHDPHPDNLEMMTLAEAAAKVHSSVTVNTLRKARRDGRLWAVKVGRNYLTNRQAIEEFLQCPDNESPRASISERMKGNGSSETEAGCSGQALALASVERLKRHSLNTSPEGSRKPGAVLPIRAN; this is encoded by the coding sequence ATGCACGATCCTCATCCCGACAATCTTGAAATGATGACCTTGGCCGAAGCGGCGGCCAAGGTTCATTCCAGCGTTACGGTAAACACGCTGCGGAAGGCTCGCCGGGATGGGCGGTTGTGGGCGGTGAAGGTTGGCCGGAACTACCTGACGAACCGTCAGGCTATTGAGGAGTTTCTGCAATGCCCAGACAACGAAAGCCCGCGCGCCTCTATTTCCGAAAGGATGAAGGGCAATGGATCATCCGAGACGGAAGCCGGATGCAGCGGACAGGCTTTAGCTTTGGCCAGCGTGGAGAGGCTGAAAAGGCACTCGCTGAATACCTCACCGGAAGGCAGCCGGAAGCCCGGCGCGGTCCTGCCCATCCGGGCGAATTAA
- a CDS encoding UPF0262 family protein has product MARISHIQLDTGGLPAPSPEIEQERKVAIYDLLEDNSFNIPGRDGQPAPEGPFALTLGVRDRRLVFDTETESGAKVAEFHLSFGPFRQAVKDYFQICESYFEAVKKLPPSQIEAIDMARRGIHNEGARILQERLEGKAEIDIDTARRLFTLVAVLAPR; this is encoded by the coding sequence ATGGCCCGGATTTCGCATATCCAGCTGGACACGGGCGGGCTGCCCGCGCCCTCGCCCGAGATCGAGCAGGAGCGCAAGGTCGCGATCTACGATCTGCTCGAGGATAACAGCTTCAACATCCCGGGCCGCGACGGGCAACCTGCACCAGAAGGGCCGTTCGCGCTGACGCTTGGCGTGCGCGATCGGCGGCTGGTCTTCGACACCGAAACCGAGAGCGGCGCGAAAGTGGCGGAATTTCATCTGTCCTTCGGCCCGTTCCGGCAGGCGGTGAAGGATTATTTCCAGATCTGCGAGAGCTATTTCGAGGCGGTCAAGAAACTGCCGCCCAGCCAGATCGAAGCGATCGATATGGCCCGGCGCGGTATCCACAACGAAGGCGCGCGCATTCTGCAGGAACGCCTTGAAGGCAAGGCCGAGATCGACATCGACACGGCGCGGCGCCTCTTCACCCTCGTTGCCGTTCTCGCCCCGAGGTAA
- the murA gene encoding UDP-N-acetylglucosamine 1-carboxyvinyltransferase — protein MDSIVVRGNGPLSGQIPIAGAKNACLALMPATLLSDEPLTLTNAPRLSDIRTMTELLASLGAEVTALQDGKVLATSCHGEINPVADYEIVRKMRASNLVLGPLLARLGHAVVSLPGGCAIGARPMDIHVDALAALGAEIELKDGYLHAEAKGGLKGATHEMRFASVGATENFLMAASLAKGTSVLKNAAREPEIVDLAKCLRAMGAQIEGDGTSEIVIEGKDRLHGATHPVVADRIELGTYMLAPAICGGEVECLGGRIDLLESFCEKLDAAGISVEQTHTGLKVARKNGRIRAVDVTTEPFPGFPTDLQAQMMALLCTAEGTSVLEEKIFENRFMHAPELVRMGANIDVHGGHATVHGVEKLKGAPVMATDLRASVSLILAGLAAEGETVVSRVYHLDRGYERVEEKLAGVGAHIERVKAN, from the coding sequence ATGGACAGCATCGTCGTACGCGGCAACGGGCCACTTTCCGGCCAAATCCCGATCGCGGGGGCGAAAAACGCCTGTCTCGCGCTGATGCCGGCCACGCTGCTCAGCGACGAGCCGCTGACCCTGACCAATGCGCCGCGCCTGTCGGACATCCGCACGATGACCGAATTGCTGGCGAGCCTCGGCGCGGAAGTGACCGCACTGCAGGACGGCAAGGTTCTGGCGACCTCGTGTCATGGCGAGATCAACCCGGTCGCGGATTATGAAATCGTGCGCAAGATGCGCGCCTCGAATCTGGTGCTGGGGCCGCTCTTGGCGCGTCTGGGCCATGCGGTCGTGTCGCTGCCCGGCGGCTGTGCGATCGGCGCGCGCCCGATGGATATCCATGTCGACGCGCTCGCGGCGCTCGGAGCGGAGATCGAGCTGAAGGACGGCTATCTGCATGCCGAAGCGAAGGGCGGGCTGAAAGGCGCCACCCACGAGATGCGCTTTGCTTCCGTTGGCGCGACCGAGAACTTCCTGATGGCCGCCTCACTCGCCAAGGGCACCTCGGTGCTGAAGAACGCCGCCCGCGAGCCGGAAATCGTCGATCTGGCGAAATGCCTGCGCGCGATGGGCGCGCAGATCGAGGGCGACGGCACCTCCGAGATCGTGATCGAGGGCAAGGACCGCCTGCACGGCGCGACTCACCCGGTCGTGGCGGATCGGATCGAGCTCGGCACCTATATGCTCGCACCCGCGATCTGCGGCGGCGAGGTGGAGTGCCTGGGCGGTCGAATCGATCTGCTGGAGAGCTTCTGCGAGAAGCTCGACGCGGCGGGCATCTCGGTCGAGCAGACCCATACTGGCCTCAAGGTCGCGCGCAAGAATGGCCGCATCCGCGCGGTCGACGTGACGACCGAGCCGTTCCCCGGCTTCCCGACCGATCTGCAGGCGCAGATGATGGCGCTTCTTTGCACCGCCGAGGGCACCAGCGTTCTGGAAGAAAAGATTTTCGAGAATCGCTTCATGCACGCGCCCGAACTGGTGCGGATGGGGGCGAATATAGACGTCCATGGCGGTCATGCGACGGTCCACGGCGTCGAGAAGCTGAAAGGGGCGCCGGTGATGGCGACCGACCTGCGGGCCTCCGTGTCGCTGATCCTCGCAGGGCTGGCCGCGGAAGGCGAGACCGTCGTCAGCCGTGTCTATCACCTCGATCGCGGCTATGAGCGCGTCGAGGAGAAGCTGGCAGGCGTCGGCGCGCATATCGAGCGCGTGAAAGCGAATTGA